In the Rhodospirillaceae bacterium genome, CCGACTGGATCGGCGACGAGCCGCAGCACTGGCCGATGCGCTCCTGCGTGCAGGTCACCTTCGCCGGCAACAACAAGATCGAACTGCTGGCGGTCGCCGCCCGGCCCGATCCGGACGGCGATCCGGACGGGGGCGGCGGCTAGCGCCGGCGACCGGCCGCATGTCCAGCCATTTCGTCTACCGGCCCCACGTCCGCTCCGGCGGCAAGGTCTACACGCCGGACCTGGTCATCGAACTGGCCTGGGCGTCCTACGGCGAGGGCAAGGTCGTCGCGCTTCCGGTCGACCGGCTGACGACCGCCACCGCGATCCAGCAGCGCGGCGCGAGTCCGCACGGCATCGCGGCGATTGCACTGGTCGGCGCCGGCGACGGGCCGCTGCTCACCGTCGCCTCCCTGCATTCGGAGAGCTTTTACGCGCCGGCGCTCCTGGCCTGTGCCAAACCGATCAGCCGGCAGGCGTGGCGGTTGAAGGATGTCGCGCCGCACCTCAATCGGCTTCGGTTGCGCGGCTGGCATCTGACCGGCGGCGAGCGCCGGCCGGCGACGGAAGAACGCGCGGACCGCGTCGCGAACTTCACTGTTCTCGACGACCTGCCGCCCGATCGCGTCCTGCTCTTCGCCGCCCGCCGGGCAGGGCGGCCCCACGGCACGGCGGACGGCTTCACCGTGGAACTCGAAGACCCGGTGCGCGGCGAGACGCTGAGCCTGAGCTACACGGCCGAGAACATCGAGTAAGGTCGTCCGTGACCCATTCCTGTCATTTCGACCGACCGAAGGGAGTGGAGAAATCTTTTCTGCTCGGTCCCCTGAACCTCACTCCGCGCAGGAAAGATATCTCCACTACGCCGCCCGGTGGGCGGCTTCGGTCGATATGACGGAAGAGGGCTACCGCCCGGCGCTCAACCCCGGCGTTCCCGAAGCCGCTGCCTTGCCTCCTTCAGCGCCATCCCGGCGCCCCAGCCGGTGTCGCCGGACCGCTCAAGCGTCTCCATGATGGCGATCAGGTTGTCGTCGCGGATTCGTTCCAGCTCGCGGACCGAGAGGCCGGTGGCCTGCGCGTCGGACTGGTCCGCGATGGCGCCGATCAGCGCGTCGTCCAGCTCCGGCACATCGGTGAGCTTCGACCACGGCCAGGCGAGGCAGGGTCCGAACTGTTCGAGGAAGTGGCGCATGCCGGCCTCGCCGCCGGCCAGCCGGTAGGTCTGGAACACCCCCATCTGCGCCCAGCGCAGGCCGAAGCTGTAGCGCATGACATCGTCGATCTCTTCGACCGTCGCGACGCCGTCATGGACCAGCCACAGGGACTCGCGCCACAGCGCCTCCTGCAGCCGGTCGCCGATGAAGGCGTCGATTTCCTTGCGCACGGTCACCGGCTTCATGCCGAGCGACGCGTAGATCTCCGCGGCACGCTTAACGGAAGCGGGGTGGGTGTCGCGCCCGGCGACCAGCTCGACCAGCGGCAGCAGGTAGACCGGGTTGAACGGATGGCCGACCAGCATTCGTCCCGGGCTCCTCAAACCGCGCTGCATGTCGCTCGGCAGGAGACCGGACGTGGAGGACGCAACAAGGATGCCGGCCGGCGCCGCCGCATCGATTTCGGCCAGCACGGCGCGTTTGAGGTCCAGCCGTTCGGGCACGCTCTCCTGAACGAATCCGGCGCCGTCGACGGCTTCCGCGACGCTGCCCGCGAAGCGCAGCGCGCCCGGCGCCGGGCGGTCGTCGCCGAACAGCCGGGCGAAGGCGCGCTCCGCGTTTTCGAGCATGGCGCCGGCCTTGCGTTCGGCGTCCGGGTCCGGATCGCAGATCGCGACGTCGATCCCGTTCAGCGCAAACCGGGCCGCCCAGCCGCCGCCGATCACCCCGCCGCCGATACAGGCGGCCCGTTCGATGCCGGCTGTCACGGGACTCTCGCTGTCGCGTCCGGACGGGAGCGCCGGCTGCCCGGCTCAGCGCTTGCGCAGCGCGAGTTTCTCGCGCACCGCTTCGGGGCCGAGAATCCGCACGCCCATATTTTCGGCAACGCCGACCGCCCGCTTCACCAGGTCGGCGTTGGTCGCCAGCACGCCCCGGTCGAGCCAGAGATTGTCCTCCAGACCGACCCTTATGTTGCCGCCGGCGAGCAGCGCCAGCGCGACATAGGGCAGCTGGTTGCGGCCGAGCGAGAAGGCCGAGAAGGTCCAGCCTTCCGGCAGGTTGTTCACCATCGACATCAGCGTGCCGATATCGTCCGGCGCGCCCCACGGGATGCCCATGCAGAGCTGGACCATCACCGGATCGTCGATCAGGCCCTGCCCGGCGAGCCATTTGGCGAGCACGAGATGGCCGGTGTCGAAAACCTCGATCTCCGGCCGCACGCCGAGCGCCTGCACGCGCTTCGCCATCGCCGCCAGCATGGCCGGCGTGTTGGTCATGATGTAGTCGCCCTCGCCGAAATTCATCGTGCCGCAGTCCAGCGTGCAGATCTCCGGCAGCAGCTCGGTCACATGGGCCAGCCGCTCTTCGGCGCCCGCCATGTCGGTCCCGGCTTCGGACGGCGGCAGCGGCCGGTCGGCCGGCCCGAGGGTGAGGTCGCCGCCCATGCCGGCGGTGAGGTTGAGCACGACGTCGACGCCGGACTCGCGCACCCGCTCGACGACCTCGCGGTAGAGCGCCGGGTCGCGCGCCGGCGCGCCGGTCTCCGGATCGCGGACATGGACATGGAGGATCGCCGCGCCGGCGCGCGCCGCCTCGATGCCGGCCTCGGCGATCTGCGCCGGCGTCACCGGCACCTTGTCGGACCGCCCGGTCGTATCGCCGGCGCCGGTCAGCGCGCAGGTGATAAAGGCGTCGCGACTCGGGCTCAGCGCCATGGTCGGGGTCTCTCTGCTGTGTCTGCCGGACTCTCGCCGAAATGCGCCGCACCGGTCACGCTTCGGTTTCCGGCGGAACCAGGCGTTCGAGTTGTGGGACGAGTCGGGGGGTGTCCTGTTTCACCGTATCCCATACCCGCGGCAGGTCGATTTTGAAACGTTCGTCCTTTAAGCAATGCTGCATCTCTACGATATCGGCCCACGGGATGCCGGGATGCGCGTCCCTGGTCTCGGTGCTGACAAGGAATGCCGCCCTCCCGACGGTCTCGACCGCCTGCAGGATTGCGTGCTGCGCCATACGGTCCTGCGCGAAGGTCTCGAACGTCAATCCGTGCGAGAAATCCACCGCGTCGCGGGCGGCCAGAAGCATATCGAGGAGCAGGGCGTCGTCACGCCGTATAGATCGTTTCGGCTGCATCGAGAATTGCCTTTCGGC is a window encoding:
- a CDS encoding DUF86 domain-containing protein; protein product: MQPKRSIRRDDALLLDMLLAARDAVDFSHGLTFETFAQDRMAQHAILQAVETVGRAAFLVSTETRDAHPGIPWADIVEMQHCLKDERFKIDLPRVWDTVKQDTPRLVPQLERLVPPETEA
- a CDS encoding 3-hydroxyacyl-CoA dehydrogenase NAD-binding domain-containing protein; the protein is MTAGIERAACIGGGVIGGGWAARFALNGIDVAICDPDPDAERKAGAMLENAERAFARLFGDDRPAPGALRFAGSVAEAVDGAGFVQESVPERLDLKRAVLAEIDAAAPAGILVASSTSGLLPSDMQRGLRSPGRMLVGHPFNPVYLLPLVELVAGRDTHPASVKRAAEIYASLGMKPVTVRKEIDAFIGDRLQEALWRESLWLVHDGVATVEEIDDVMRYSFGLRWAQMGVFQTYRLAGGEAGMRHFLEQFGPCLAWPWSKLTDVPELDDALIGAIADQSDAQATGLSVRELERIRDDNLIAIMETLERSGDTGWGAGMALKEARQRLRERRG
- a CDS encoding DUF2848 family protein; translated protein: MSSHFVYRPHVRSGGKVYTPDLVIELAWASYGEGKVVALPVDRLTTATAIQQRGASPHGIAAIALVGAGDGPLLTVASLHSESFYAPALLACAKPISRQAWRLKDVAPHLNRLRLRGWHLTGGERRPATEERADRVANFTVLDDLPPDRVLLFAARRAGRPHGTADGFTVELEDPVRGETLSLSYTAENIE
- a CDS encoding 3-keto-5-aminohexanoate cleavage protein; the encoded protein is MALSPSRDAFITCALTGAGDTTGRSDKVPVTPAQIAEAGIEAARAGAAILHVHVRDPETGAPARDPALYREVVERVRESGVDVVLNLTAGMGGDLTLGPADRPLPPSEAGTDMAGAEERLAHVTELLPEICTLDCGTMNFGEGDYIMTNTPAMLAAMAKRVQALGVRPEIEVFDTGHLVLAKWLAGQGLIDDPVMVQLCMGIPWGAPDDIGTLMSMVNNLPEGWTFSAFSLGRNQLPYVALALLAGGNIRVGLEDNLWLDRGVLATNADLVKRAVGVAENMGVRILGPEAVREKLALRKR